A region of Candidatus Methylomirabilota bacterium DNA encodes the following proteins:
- a CDS encoding MFS transporter translates to NYMIRMAFSPLLQPVMAEFGLRHAEAGFLFSVFFYGYIAMLVPAGLLGDRLGRKRVLVTGILLVALATVMTGLARTLVVLGLARLVTGLAQGMYFPNDRPIIAAATPRDRLALGQGVSFSGVGVGNALGVIVGGALGALIPWRHVFFVLTVLPLVSATLIAWFVPEPRGARCPVPLGPDEVGMGRAGVFRHRDLWVLGLAGIAPMWSQWLIGTWGPALFAEVGVRELGWSALYASLLGVAALPGLFTMGAVSDRLLRRGIGRKAVVAGVILCLAISVAATGLTVQLRAPVWLLAVLVFITSFFVWGAWAPAYALMAELFPQRVMGSAYGLLNAICFVSGLLAPYFTGWIRDWTGSFAGGCYLAALVALAGVPVALAVRPAFRLTTAAVPAPTSAAVTR, encoded by the coding sequence AACTACATGATCCGGATGGCGTTCTCGCCGCTTCTCCAACCGGTGATGGCCGAGTTCGGGCTGAGGCACGCCGAGGCGGGCTTCCTCTTCTCCGTCTTCTTTTACGGCTACATCGCCATGCTGGTCCCCGCCGGGCTGCTCGGCGATCGCCTCGGACGCAAGCGAGTCCTCGTCACGGGCATTCTCCTGGTGGCCCTGGCGACCGTCATGACCGGGCTGGCCCGGACGCTCGTCGTGCTCGGGCTCGCCCGGCTCGTCACCGGGCTGGCCCAGGGAATGTACTTCCCGAACGACCGGCCGATCATCGCCGCCGCCACCCCGCGCGATCGCCTCGCGCTCGGCCAGGGCGTATCCTTCTCGGGCGTCGGGGTCGGGAACGCGCTCGGGGTGATCGTGGGAGGTGCCCTCGGCGCGCTCATCCCGTGGCGCCACGTGTTCTTCGTGCTCACGGTCCTGCCGCTCGTCTCGGCCACGCTCATCGCCTGGTTCGTCCCCGAGCCGAGGGGCGCGCGCTGTCCCGTTCCGCTCGGACCCGACGAGGTGGGCATGGGACGCGCCGGGGTCTTCCGCCATCGTGACCTCTGGGTCCTCGGCCTGGCGGGGATCGCCCCCATGTGGAGTCAGTGGCTGATCGGGACCTGGGGTCCCGCGCTCTTCGCCGAGGTCGGAGTCCGGGAGCTGGGCTGGTCGGCGCTCTACGCGAGCCTCCTCGGCGTGGCGGCCCTGCCGGGACTCTTCACGATGGGCGCCGTGTCCGATCGCCTTCTGCGGCGTGGCATCGGGCGGAAAGCGGTAGTGGCCGGGGTGATCCTTTGCCTGGCGATCTCGGTCGCCGCCACGGGGCTGACCGTACAGCTGCGGGCTCCGGTCTGGCTCCTCGCCGTGCTCGTCTTCATCACGAGCTTCTTCGTCTGGGGCGCCTGGGCTCCGGCCTATGCCTTGATGGCCGAGCTGTTCCCCCAGCGGGTGATGGGCAGCGCCTACGGCCTTCTCAACGCGATCTGCTTCGTCTCGGGGCTCCTCGCCCCATACTTCACGGGCTGGATCAGGGACTGGACGGGGTCTTTCGCCGGGGGATGCTACCTCGCGGCGCTGGTGGCGCTCGCCGGCGTGCCCGTCGCCTTGGCTGTGCGGCCGGCCTTCCGGCTGACGACGGCGGCGGTTCCGGCACCGACCTCCGCGGCCGTCACGCGCTGA
- a CDS encoding pitrilysin family protein, producing the protein MISRRARSGLLLAALLLLGALPARAAEVVEATLENGLKVLLLEDHRSPVISLQIWYRVGSRNERIGLSGLSHYLEHMMFKGTSKYGPRAYARLVEEQGGQENAFTAQDATTYFVNIVADKIELILDLEAERMRHLLLEAREVDAERKVILEERRTRTEDDPIGTLAEELNAVAFKAHPYRIPPIGFMDDIQRITAQDLRRWYDTYYVPNNAVLVAVGDFVAAELLAKIRARFEAIPRSPDPPAVQIVEPAQRGERRVWVKKEAQLPVIFMGYHTPNITSPDAYALEVTATILSAGRTSRLYRRLVYEERLALDAGGDYTRLSLDPDMFTFYATVLPGKTVEDVERVLLAEVERLRTEPVGAEELQRAKNQLESGFVFGQDSVYVRASTLARHELVGSWRLRDEFLPRIRAVTARDIQDVARRYFVGDHQTTAILVPVPPAASQPAR; encoded by the coding sequence GTGATCAGCCGCCGCGCCCGTTCAGGGCTTCTGCTCGCCGCGCTGCTCCTTCTGGGCGCCCTCCCGGCCCGGGCGGCGGAGGTCGTCGAGGCGACGCTCGAGAACGGGCTCAAGGTGCTCCTCCTCGAAGACCACCGGAGCCCCGTGATCAGCCTCCAGATCTGGTACCGGGTGGGCTCGCGCAACGAGCGGATCGGCCTCTCCGGGCTCTCCCACTACCTCGAGCACATGATGTTCAAGGGCACGTCGAAATACGGACCGCGCGCCTACGCGCGGCTGGTGGAGGAGCAGGGCGGGCAGGAGAACGCCTTCACGGCCCAGGACGCGACGACCTACTTCGTCAACATCGTCGCCGACAAGATCGAGCTCATCCTCGACCTGGAGGCCGAGCGGATGCGCCACCTCCTCCTCGAGGCGCGCGAGGTCGATGCCGAGCGCAAGGTCATCCTCGAGGAGCGGCGGACCCGTACCGAGGACGACCCGATCGGCACCCTGGCCGAGGAGCTGAACGCGGTCGCCTTCAAGGCCCACCCCTACCGGATCCCCCCCATCGGCTTCATGGACGACATCCAGCGGATCACCGCCCAGGACCTCCGGCGCTGGTACGACACCTACTACGTCCCGAACAACGCCGTGCTGGTGGCCGTCGGGGATTTCGTGGCCGCCGAGCTGCTGGCCAAGATCCGGGCGCGGTTCGAGGCGATCCCGCGGAGCCCCGATCCCCCGGCGGTCCAGATCGTGGAGCCGGCCCAGCGGGGGGAACGGCGCGTCTGGGTGAAGAAGGAAGCGCAGCTGCCCGTCATCTTCATGGGCTACCACACCCCGAACATCACCTCCCCCGACGCCTATGCCCTCGAGGTCACGGCCACCATCCTGTCGGCCGGGCGGACCTCGCGGCTCTACCGGCGACTCGTCTACGAGGAGCGGCTGGCGCTGGACGCCGGCGGGGACTACACGCGGCTCAGCCTCGACCCCGACATGTTCACGTTCTACGCCACCGTCCTCCCCGGCAAGACCGTGGAGGACGTCGAGCGCGTCCTCCTGGCCGAGGTGGAGCGGCTCCGGACCGAGCCGGTCGGGGCGGAGGAGCTCCAGCGCGCCAAGAACCAGCTCGAGTCGGGATTCGTCTTCGGGCAGGACTCGGTGTACGTCCGGGCGTCCACGCTCGCCCGTCACGAGCTGGTGGGCAGCTGGCGCCTCCGCGACGAGTTCCTGCCCCGGATCCGCGCCGTCACCGCCCGGGACATCCAAGACGTCGCCCGGCGCTACTTCGTGGGCGACCACCAGACTACGGCGATCCTCGTCCCCGTTCCGCCTGCTGCGTCTCAGCCGGCCCGGTAG
- a CDS encoding efflux RND transporter periplasmic adaptor subunit, which yields MSGLGKILRGSLVLVILLIAGAGVGLWALSRRDSTGAGLKVTGTMEATQVDIGAKTTARIRAIRVEEGQRVRRGDLLILLDDDQLRAELARLEAAVQVAQAQLKDLLAGARPEEIRAARQAVVQAEARLRDLEAGARQQEIEQARQSLASAQATREWAEKEYQRFQRLLDQGLVAVQDRDRTWQALEVARAQERAARQQLELLLAGPRPQQVEAARAEVRQARERLQLIEAGPRPGQAEAARAQVAQAEAALAEAKARLADTRIDSPADGVVLRKNLEPGATATPGTPIVTLVNPGDLWLRGYIAETDLGRVRVGQAARITVDAFPGRPFDGRVSEIASEAEFTPRNVQTQKERVNLVFRVKITVANPDGRLKPGMPADAVILVD from the coding sequence ATGTCCGGTCTCGGGAAGATCCTGCGTGGCAGCCTCGTCCTCGTCATCCTCCTGATCGCCGGCGCCGGCGTCGGCCTCTGGGCGCTCTCCCGGCGCGACAGCACCGGCGCGGGCTTGAAGGTGACCGGCACCATGGAGGCCACCCAGGTCGACATCGGCGCGAAGACGACCGCGCGGATCCGCGCGATCCGCGTCGAGGAAGGGCAGCGCGTCCGGCGGGGGGACCTCCTCATCCTCCTCGACGACGACCAGCTCCGGGCGGAGCTCGCCCGGCTGGAGGCCGCGGTCCAGGTCGCCCAGGCCCAGCTCAAGGACCTCCTGGCCGGGGCGCGTCCCGAGGAGATCCGCGCCGCCCGCCAGGCGGTGGTTCAGGCCGAGGCGCGCCTGCGGGACCTCGAGGCGGGCGCCCGCCAGCAGGAGATCGAGCAGGCGCGGCAGAGCCTCGCCTCGGCCCAGGCCACCCGCGAGTGGGCCGAGAAGGAGTACCAGCGGTTCCAGCGCCTGCTCGATCAGGGGCTGGTGGCCGTGCAGGACCGCGATCGCACCTGGCAGGCGCTGGAGGTCGCCCGGGCCCAGGAGCGCGCGGCGCGCCAGCAGCTCGAGCTGTTGCTGGCCGGGCCCCGCCCCCAGCAGGTCGAGGCGGCCCGCGCCGAAGTGCGGCAGGCCCGCGAGCGGCTCCAGCTCATCGAGGCGGGCCCCCGCCCGGGTCAGGCGGAGGCGGCGCGGGCGCAGGTGGCCCAGGCCGAGGCGGCCCTCGCCGAGGCGAAGGCCCGGCTCGCCGACACCCGGATCGATTCCCCCGCCGACGGCGTCGTGCTGCGGAAGAACCTCGAGCCCGGCGCGACCGCGACGCCGGGCACGCCGATCGTGACGCTGGTGAACCCCGGGGACCTCTGGCTCCGAGGTTACATCGCGGAGACCGACCTCGGGCGGGTCCGGGTGGGGCAAGCGGCCCGCATCACGGTGGACGCGTTCCCGGGCCGACCCTTCGACGGACGCGTGAGCGAGATCGCCTCGGAGGCCGAGTTCACTCCGCGGAACGTCCAGACCCAGAAGGAACGGGTGAACCTGGTCTTCCGCGTGAAGATCACCGTCGCCAATCCCGACGGGCGCCTCAAG